One Nostoc punctiforme PCC 73102 DNA window includes the following coding sequences:
- a CDS encoding P-loop NTPase fold protein — MKTTFNLSRFYKACNPSYTLNISNVLDRQYYIDFADVRGCKIVEELQRTIVRISPDEPTCQLFTGHIGCGKSTELQRLKTELELAGFHVVYFESSQDLDMADIDISDILLSVARQVSASLEGINIKLKGGYFTNLFKEVGDFLQSPIELSGQAELSLGIAKITAKTKDSTQMRNQLRQYLEPRTNSILQAINEEILERAVEQLKLRGQKGLVVIVDNLDRVDMRPLASGRSQPEYLFIDRGEQLRRLKCHLVYTIPLTLIFSNEYETLKNRLGGGIAPKVLPMVLVRQRDGSDYEPGMSLVRQLVLARAFPEVSLNERLLLITELFDHSQTLDRICRVSGGHIRNLLGLLYSCLQRQDPPFSRECLEAVIKDYRDDLLLAIDESQWELLFEVVQQQRVKGESDYQSLLRSMYLFEYRDPLGRWFGISPALAETEKVLAWQQKK, encoded by the coding sequence ATGAAAACGACATTCAATTTGTCACGTTTTTATAAAGCATGTAACCCAAGCTACACGCTTAATATAAGCAACGTGCTAGATCGCCAGTATTACATAGATTTTGCTGATGTCCGTGGTTGTAAGATTGTCGAAGAATTGCAACGGACTATAGTTCGGATTTCTCCTGATGAGCCAACCTGTCAGTTATTTACGGGTCACATTGGCTGCGGTAAATCAACGGAATTGCAGCGCCTGAAAACAGAACTAGAATTGGCAGGATTTCATGTGGTTTATTTTGAGTCCAGTCAAGACTTAGACATGGCGGATATTGATATCAGCGATATTTTGCTGAGTGTAGCCCGTCAAGTCAGTGCCAGTTTAGAAGGCATTAACATCAAACTCAAAGGTGGTTACTTTACCAATTTGTTTAAAGAAGTAGGCGATTTTTTACAAAGCCCCATAGAGCTTTCTGGACAAGCAGAATTATCCTTAGGTATTGCCAAAATTACCGCCAAAACCAAAGATAGTACCCAGATGCGGAATCAACTGAGGCAATATTTGGAACCACGTACCAATAGTATTTTGCAAGCGATTAACGAAGAAATTTTAGAAAGGGCTGTTGAACAATTAAAGCTGCGGGGTCAAAAAGGACTGGTAGTGATCGTAGATAATTTGGATCGAGTCGATATGCGTCCCTTAGCATCAGGGCGATCGCAACCAGAATATCTCTTTATCGACCGAGGCGAACAGCTACGCCGACTCAAATGCCACCTAGTTTACACCATTCCTCTAACGTTAATTTTCTCTAATGAGTATGAGACATTAAAAAATCGCTTGGGGGGAGGGATTGCACCAAAAGTACTACCAATGGTATTGGTGCGGCAAAGAGATGGCAGTGATTACGAACCAGGGATGTCACTAGTACGCCAGTTAGTTTTAGCAAGAGCTTTTCCAGAAGTTTCTTTGAATGAAAGGCTTTTATTAATTACAGAATTATTCGATCATTCCCAAACCTTGGATCGGATATGTCGAGTTAGCGGTGGCCACATTCGCAACTTATTGGGTTTACTTTATAGCTGCCTGCAACGACAAGATCCACCTTTTTCTAGAGAATGCTTAGAAGCTGTGATTAAAGACTACCGCGACGATCTGCTATTAGCTATTGATGAATCCCAGTGGGAATTATTGTTTGAAGTAGTGCAACAACAGAGAGTTAAAGGTGAGTCTGACTATCAAAGCTTACTACGAAGCATGTATTTGTTTGAATATCGTGACCCTCTGGGGCGCTGGTTTGGTATCAGTCCAGCCCTAGCAGAAACAGAAAAAGTTTTAGCTTGGCAACAAAAAAAGTAA